The following are encoded in a window of Arthrobacter antioxidans genomic DNA:
- a CDS encoding peptidylprolyl isomerase gives MTAIPTAKATIHTNQGDIEVNLFGNHAPKTVKNFVGLATGEIAWTHPQTGEESNAPLYDGTIFHRIIKDFMIQGGDPLGQGTGGPGYKFDDEINPDLSFKEPYKLAMANAGTQGGRGTNGSQFFITSVPTTWLQGKHTIFGDVTDEESRGVVEKLNSIATDMRDKPLEDVVIKSITVEQL, from the coding sequence ATGACTGCTATTCCGACAGCAAAAGCGACCATCCATACCAACCAGGGCGACATCGAGGTGAACCTCTTCGGCAACCATGCGCCGAAGACGGTCAAGAACTTCGTGGGCCTCGCGACCGGCGAGATCGCCTGGACCCACCCGCAGACCGGTGAGGAGAGCAACGCTCCCCTCTACGACGGGACGATCTTCCACCGCATCATCAAGGACTTCATGATCCAGGGCGGGGATCCCCTGGGCCAGGGCACCGGCGGCCCCGGGTACAAGTTCGACGACGAGATCAACCCGGACCTCTCGTTCAAGGAGCCCTACAAGCTGGCGATGGCGAACGCCGGCACGCAGGGCGGGCGCGGCACCAACGGCTCGCAGTTCTTCATCACCTCCGTGCCCACCACGTGGCTGCAGGGAAAGCACACCATCTTCGGTGACGTCACCGACGAGGAGTCGCGTGGCGTGGTGGAGAAGCTGAACTCGATCGCCACCGACATGAGGGACAAGCCCCTCGAGGATGTCGTCATCAAGAGCATCACCGTGGAACAGCTCTAA